Proteins from a genomic interval of Xanthomonas sp. AM6:
- a CDS encoding LysR family transcriptional regulator — protein sequence MTDVSLSDLKAFALVARHRGFQKAADALGVSRSSLSHSLKGLERRLGVRLLHRTTRSVAVTEDGEQLLQRLVPLLRELDDLLDAVSHGQNELVGTLRINANRGGARWLLRHAVPIFHQRNPRVVLDLVAEGQLVDIVGEGFDAGVRLAESVPKDMVSVPFGSDIRFVAVAAPGYVEAFGAPATPADLMSHRCIRQRLPSGKRYRWEFEKGTQQLALDVPGVLSLDDNDLMVEAASDGLGVAFVPESFARPALDSGALVLLLEDWTPASPGLCLYYASYRHVPAPLKAFIAVVREATRSRDLRGSPKASS from the coding sequence ATGACGGATGTGAGCCTCTCCGATCTGAAAGCATTCGCCCTTGTGGCGCGACACCGCGGCTTCCAGAAGGCCGCCGACGCGCTTGGCGTATCGCGTTCGTCCCTCAGCCATTCCCTGAAGGGGCTCGAGCGCCGACTCGGCGTCCGCCTTCTGCATCGGACCACCCGCAGCGTTGCGGTGACGGAGGACGGCGAGCAGCTGTTGCAGCGCCTGGTCCCCTTGTTGCGGGAACTGGACGACCTGCTGGATGCAGTCAGCCATGGCCAGAACGAACTGGTCGGCACACTACGCATCAACGCCAACAGGGGCGGTGCACGCTGGTTACTCAGGCACGCCGTCCCGATATTCCACCAGCGTAATCCGCGCGTCGTACTGGATCTCGTCGCCGAAGGGCAACTGGTGGACATCGTGGGCGAAGGTTTCGATGCCGGCGTGCGCCTAGCCGAATCGGTACCGAAGGATATGGTGTCCGTACCGTTCGGCAGTGACATCCGTTTCGTTGCGGTGGCTGCGCCGGGTTACGTCGAGGCGTTCGGAGCGCCCGCGACGCCGGCCGACCTGATGTCCCATCGCTGCATTCGCCAGCGGCTCCCCAGCGGCAAGCGCTATCGATGGGAGTTCGAGAAGGGCACCCAGCAACTCGCTCTGGATGTGCCCGGCGTGCTGAGCCTGGACGACAACGACCTGATGGTCGAGGCGGCGTCCGATGGCCTGGGCGTAGCGTTCGTCCCGGAATCCTTCGCTCGGCCAGCCCTGGATAGCGGCGCGCTGGTCCTGCTGCTGGAAGACTGGACCCCGGCGTCACCTGGCCTGTGCCTCTACTACGCCAGCTATCGCCACGTGCCTGCGCCGCTGAAGGCATTCATTGCGGTCGTTCGTGAGGCGACGCGGAGCCGCGACTTGCGCGGATCACCGAAAGCGTCCAGCTGA
- a CDS encoding lipocalin-like domain-containing protein: MKCALVLLLAAPIAVGAREPMPSPAEPNQVVGTWRMVAATLESDGKTQRPYGENPQGMLVFTGDMHFIEVLTDGDTPRFASNARGGGTDDENRRAMASSIGFFGTYTVDEHGRFAGNRVEGATFPNWVGAVRTRRDLQLTVEGDRMDETFTRPDGGRVSAQFVRVR; this comes from the coding sequence ATGAAGTGTGCGCTCGTGCTTTTGCTTGCGGCCCCCATCGCCGTCGGAGCCCGTGAGCCTATGCCCTCCCCTGCGGAACCCAACCAGGTCGTCGGCACGTGGCGCATGGTTGCTGCCACGTTGGAGAGCGATGGCAAGACCCAGCGGCCCTATGGTGAGAATCCCCAAGGCATGCTCGTCTTCACTGGCGACATGCACTTCATCGAGGTACTGACCGATGGCGACACCCCACGCTTCGCGTCGAACGCCCGGGGCGGTGGCACCGACGATGAGAACAGGCGCGCCATGGCGTCCAGCATCGGGTTCTTCGGTACGTACACGGTGGACGAGCACGGTCGTTTCGCCGGCAACCGCGTCGAGGGTGCCACGTTTCCCAACTGGGTGGGCGCCGTGCGAACCAGGCGGGACCTGCAGCTGACGGTCGAGGGTGATCGGATGGACGAAACGTTCACTCGCCCGGACGGAGGACGGGTGAGCGCGCAGTTCGTGCGGGTCCGTTAG
- a CDS encoding SDR family oxidoreductase, translating to MKTWLITGASSGLGLVMATKLLARGDRVVACGRRATPFEALQRSVGDRLRVACFDLADTAALRQEVDAAFAAFGRIDTVVSNAGYGLFGAAEELTDAQIERQIATNLTASIQLVRASLPHLRAQGGGRIVQVSSEGGQVAYPNFSLYHATKWGIEGFLDAVAQEVTPFGIDVVIAEPGPTATGFARGLDHATPMKVYDATPAGDVRRAVSSGAFEIKGDAERTVDAMIQVADSAQPRRRIALGSTAFENIHRALTARLDDLVAQKSLTLTADKV from the coding sequence ATGAAGACATGGTTGATCACAGGCGCGTCGTCCGGCCTTGGGCTGGTCATGGCCACGAAGCTGCTGGCGCGGGGCGACCGGGTGGTGGCATGCGGGCGACGGGCGACGCCGTTCGAGGCGCTCCAGCGATCGGTGGGCGACAGGCTGCGCGTCGCGTGCTTCGACCTTGCCGACACGGCCGCGCTGCGGCAGGAAGTGGATGCCGCCTTCGCTGCGTTTGGCCGGATCGATACGGTGGTCAGCAACGCCGGTTACGGACTGTTTGGCGCCGCAGAGGAGCTCACCGATGCGCAGATCGAACGCCAGATCGCCACCAATCTGACCGCGTCGATCCAACTGGTGCGCGCCTCGCTTCCCCATCTGCGCGCGCAGGGTGGCGGCCGGATCGTGCAGGTCTCGTCCGAGGGCGGACAGGTGGCCTATCCCAACTTCAGTCTCTACCACGCGACCAAATGGGGCATCGAGGGTTTTCTCGATGCGGTCGCCCAGGAGGTGACGCCGTTCGGCATCGACGTCGTCATCGCCGAGCCGGGGCCGACCGCGACCGGGTTCGCCCGTGGCCTGGATCACGCGACTCCAATGAAGGTCTACGACGCGACGCCGGCCGGCGACGTGCGCCGCGCCGTATCCAGCGGCGCATTCGAGATCAAGGGCGACGCCGAGCGTACGGTCGATGCGATGATCCAGGTGGCGGATTCGGCGCAGCCGCGGCGCCGGATCGCGCTGGGCAGCACCGCGTTCGAGAACATCCATCGCGCATTGACCGCCCGTCTGGACGATCTGGTGGCGCAGAAGTCGCTGACGCTGACGGCGGACAAGGTATGA
- a CDS encoding M61 family peptidase, with protein MASKQGHGVLLSWLVQFLGAVAALGVPASANCHAQQALQQPTVAAPQDRRFDGTIRLEVDARDVVRRVFHVRETIPVQAPGTMTLLYPEWEASSHAPTISAASLAGLVVFAGQQRLEWRRDELEMHAFHVDVPEGANDITVEFQYVVRAGEALLRPDLVTVQWQRLLLYPAGWYARNLPIQAGVRLPRGLHAVSSLHAEATSGESVRFGGTTLDALLDAPVIAARYIRAHDLGLPGQPAFRLSLLSDSEEAPQLSDRDATGMRRMVEETHAVFGRAPYERFEAMVVLSDAFPAGGVEHADSAEIYLPADYFRDRSSQLNNLDLIVHEHVHAWNGRFRAPTGQWTPTPNTPIRNGMLWIYEGQTEFWGRVLAARSGLRNHQETLDKLALDAANTQAMNGRAWKTLRDTTNDPVYLSSRYAAWPEWQRRKDYYTEGVLLWLEIDMMLREGSDGRYGLDDLAAAFYSADMGPGPHTYTFDDLCTALHGLLPIDWSRQLDERLDTHMPLVLRGLERAGWELVYDRKPTPTFLQYEAEMGGYDVRHSIGMVVDTRGRVQSVMWDSPAYRAGIAPGAVLEAIDGEAFSREALLSAIERSAGTPIALRVNTDACRSDLEIDYDGGPRYPHLRRIGGRPDRLTPLLKPRSLGAPVSADKPVEVERGE; from the coding sequence GTGGCGAGCAAACAAGGTCATGGCGTCCTCTTGAGCTGGCTGGTTCAGTTCCTTGGCGCGGTGGCCGCGTTGGGAGTGCCGGCCTCGGCCAACTGTCATGCGCAGCAGGCTCTGCAGCAGCCGACCGTTGCGGCACCGCAAGACCGGAGGTTCGACGGCACGATACGGCTCGAGGTCGACGCTCGCGATGTCGTTCGCCGGGTGTTCCACGTCCGGGAAACCATCCCCGTGCAGGCGCCGGGCACGATGACTTTGCTGTATCCGGAGTGGGAAGCGTCCAGCCACGCGCCCACCATCTCTGCGGCAAGTCTGGCGGGACTGGTGGTGTTCGCCGGCCAGCAGCGCCTGGAGTGGCGCAGAGATGAGCTCGAGATGCATGCCTTCCATGTCGATGTCCCTGAAGGCGCCAATGACATCACGGTCGAGTTCCAGTACGTGGTACGGGCGGGCGAAGCGTTGCTGCGTCCGGACCTGGTCACGGTGCAATGGCAAAGGCTGCTGCTCTACCCTGCCGGCTGGTACGCGAGAAACCTCCCCATCCAGGCGGGTGTCCGTCTCCCGCGCGGCCTGCACGCTGTTTCTTCCTTGCATGCCGAAGCGACCTCGGGTGAATCGGTGCGGTTCGGTGGCACTACGCTGGATGCGTTGCTGGACGCCCCGGTGATAGCCGCGAGATACATCCGCGCTCACGACTTGGGCCTGCCTGGACAGCCGGCCTTCCGGCTAAGCCTTCTGTCCGACAGCGAAGAAGCACCCCAGCTCTCGGATCGAGATGCGACCGGCATGCGGCGCATGGTGGAGGAAACCCATGCGGTATTCGGTCGGGCACCCTACGAACGGTTTGAGGCCATGGTGGTGCTGAGTGACGCATTCCCTGCTGGAGGCGTCGAGCATGCCGACTCTGCGGAGATCTATCTGCCTGCAGATTACTTCCGCGATCGCTCCAGCCAGCTCAACAACCTCGACCTGATCGTCCACGAGCACGTGCACGCATGGAATGGGCGCTTCCGCGCGCCGACTGGACAATGGACTCCCACGCCGAACACCCCGATACGCAACGGAATGCTATGGATCTACGAAGGTCAGACCGAGTTCTGGGGACGAGTGCTTGCGGCCAGAAGCGGCCTGCGCAACCACCAGGAGACCCTGGACAAACTTGCCTTGGATGCGGCCAACACCCAGGCGATGAACGGCCGAGCGTGGAAGACGCTGCGAGACACCACGAACGACCCGGTCTACCTGTCAAGCCGTTATGCGGCATGGCCGGAATGGCAGCGTCGCAAGGACTACTACACCGAGGGAGTCCTGCTCTGGCTGGAGATCGACATGATGCTTCGCGAGGGCTCCGATGGCCGGTATGGTCTGGACGACCTGGCCGCGGCGTTCTATTCCGCCGACATGGGGCCTGGTCCTCATACCTATACGTTCGATGATCTCTGCACTGCCTTGCACGGACTTCTACCCATTGACTGGTCAAGGCAACTTGACGAGCGACTGGATACGCACATGCCGCTGGTACTGAGAGGGCTGGAACGTGCGGGCTGGGAGCTTGTCTATGACCGCAAGCCCACACCCACCTTTCTGCAATACGAAGCGGAGATGGGGGGCTACGACGTGCGTCACTCCATTGGCATGGTGGTCGACACGCGGGGACGGGTGCAGTCGGTCATGTGGGACAGCCCGGCCTACCGTGCGGGTATCGCTCCGGGGGCGGTGCTGGAGGCGATCGATGGCGAAGCGTTCTCTCGCGAGGCGCTGCTGAGCGCGATCGAGAGAAGCGCTGGTACACCCATCGCTTTGCGGGTGAACACCGACGCCTGTCGATCCGACCTGGAGATCGACTATGACGGAGGCCCGCGCTATCCGCATCTGCGCAGGATCGGCGGTCGCCCTGATCGACTGACGCCACTCCTGAAGCCACGATCACTCGGAGCGCCTGTGTCGGCCGACAAGCCGGTGGAAGTCGAGAGGGGTGAGTAG
- a CDS encoding 2-dehydropantoate 2-reductase N-terminal domain-containing protein, with protein MKIAIVGPGAIGSTFAFQLSKVGHDVTVVARGARLDQISQDRAIVLDTGERCAVAVATELDAAIEFDLVLVTVLAPQVAAVLPSLKHSRARKVMFMFNTFEAIDPLRETVGAERFAFGFPRGVFTLIRAGRIAPQIRRGTTVSDPAWAPLFTAAGIPTLVEDDMQSWLRSHAAMVLPLMSMGVRSFARGAGISWREAGKHADAFDAGMRIVRALGNDLRPRFIAQLARLPRAVVTGLFWAMSRTRMIRDLGKLGAAEPRMLADMMHAAAPELAGPITAIRP; from the coding sequence ATGAAAATCGCAATCGTCGGGCCAGGCGCCATTGGCAGCACCTTCGCCTTCCAACTGTCCAAGGTGGGCCACGATGTCACCGTGGTCGCGCGCGGCGCGCGCCTCGACCAGATTTCGCAGGACCGCGCCATCGTCCTTGACACCGGCGAGCGTTGCGCAGTCGCGGTCGCCACTGAACTCGACGCTGCCATCGAGTTCGACCTTGTCCTCGTCACGGTGCTGGCGCCCCAGGTGGCGGCCGTCCTGCCGTCGCTCAAGCATTCCCGAGCGCGCAAGGTGATGTTCATGTTCAACACGTTCGAGGCGATCGATCCGCTGCGTGAGACCGTTGGTGCCGAGCGCTTCGCTTTCGGATTCCCCCGCGGCGTATTCACGCTGATCAGAGCCGGCCGCATCGCGCCGCAGATTCGCCGTGGCACGACGGTCAGCGACCCTGCCTGGGCTCCCCTGTTCACGGCTGCCGGCATTCCGACGCTGGTCGAGGACGACATGCAGAGTTGGCTTCGCTCGCACGCCGCGATGGTCCTGCCCCTCATGTCCATGGGGGTCCGGTCGTTCGCACGCGGCGCTGGCATTTCCTGGCGAGAAGCCGGAAAGCACGCCGATGCGTTCGACGCCGGCATGCGCATCGTCCGTGCACTGGGAAACGACCTGCGCCCGCGTTTCATCGCTCAGCTGGCGCGACTGCCGCGCGCGGTCGTGACCGGATTGTTCTGGGCGATGAGCCGTACCCGAATGATCCGCGATCTGGGAAAGCTCGGCGCCGCAGAACCCCGCATGCTCGCGGACATGATGCATGCGGCTGCGCCAGAGCTTGCCGGACCGATCACCGCGATTCGCCCG
- a CDS encoding AraC family transcriptional regulator: MEGPDTFSIHQDILTDPGLPFARLLARAGVEPSNRWTTKDFFRIWEAADREFDDRSMGLSFGANGMSSGYGIASLVALHAPDFSGALAALSRYKRLTCPELVEVDVTGSEAIVRYRWLQATSEVPRLLVDMTMASLFQLAKVGTGSKVKPIRLELSRPSKDREMLQNHFGCPVVFGAMSDAMVFERSALDAAFVTANGGAFARLVRDLDGELASGAGYPAPIAELRVTIARQLSEGRQASVAAVAGRLNVSKRTLQRRLDGHKTSFQQQLADVRRTIARRLLANTKFDTVAIAMALGFVEPNSFTRAFRSWEEQTPLHWRQQNEGARKRQKTRNRP, translated from the coding sequence ATGGAAGGGCCAGACACGTTCTCAATCCATCAGGACATCCTGACAGACCCCGGTCTGCCGTTTGCCCGGCTTTTGGCGCGCGCGGGCGTCGAACCGTCAAACAGATGGACGACGAAGGACTTCTTCCGCATCTGGGAAGCCGCAGACCGAGAGTTCGACGACCGGTCCATGGGTCTGAGCTTTGGAGCGAACGGGATGAGTTCCGGCTATGGCATAGCGTCGTTGGTCGCCCTGCATGCCCCGGACTTCAGTGGCGCGCTCGCCGCCCTGTCTCGCTACAAGCGCCTGACGTGCCCGGAGCTTGTCGAGGTGGACGTCACGGGGAGCGAGGCGATCGTTCGCTACCGCTGGCTGCAAGCTACGAGCGAAGTGCCACGACTGCTCGTCGACATGACGATGGCCTCGTTGTTCCAGCTGGCCAAAGTCGGGACGGGCTCGAAGGTGAAACCGATCAGGCTCGAACTCTCGCGCCCAAGCAAAGATCGCGAAATGCTCCAGAACCACTTCGGTTGTCCCGTGGTTTTCGGGGCGATGTCCGACGCCATGGTCTTCGAGAGATCCGCGCTCGATGCAGCGTTCGTCACCGCGAATGGAGGCGCGTTCGCTCGCCTCGTGAGGGATCTCGATGGGGAGTTGGCCAGCGGGGCGGGGTATCCAGCACCGATCGCGGAGTTGCGGGTGACCATCGCTCGCCAGCTCAGCGAAGGCCGCCAGGCAAGCGTTGCTGCAGTCGCAGGCCGACTCAATGTCAGCAAGCGCACGCTTCAGCGTCGCCTGGATGGGCACAAGACCAGCTTCCAGCAGCAGCTTGCCGACGTGAGGCGGACGATCGCCAGGCGCCTGCTCGCAAATACCAAGTTCGATACCGTCGCCATTGCCATGGCGCTGGGCTTCGTCGAGCCGAATTCATTCACGCGCGCGTTTCGCTCCTGGGAAGAACAGACGCCGCTTCATTGGCGTCAACAGAACGAAGGCGCGCGCAAGCGCCAAAAGACAAGGAACCGCCCGTGA
- a CDS encoding serine hydrolase domain-containing protein, whose protein sequence is MAFHDVPAVSIALINAGHIEWARSYGVLDTTSQRAAAPASLFQVGSISKSISALGALYLVEQGKLSLNAPANGQLGMTAQDMTVEFQQVGSEKPSSFSLKRGNNTYLAMLAK, encoded by the coding sequence ATGGCCTTCCACGACGTTCCAGCGGTCAGCATTGCCCTCATCAACGCTGGGCATATCGAATGGGCTCGCAGCTACGGTGTGCTCGATACGACCAGCCAACGAGCTGCCGCGCCCGCGAGCCTGTTTCAGGTTGGTTCAATCAGCAAGTCGATAAGTGCGTTAGGCGCGCTGTACCTGGTTGAGCAGGGCAAGCTGTCTCTGAACGCTCCAGCGAACGGGCAGCTCGGTATGACCGCACAGGACATGACGGTTGAGTTCCAGCAGGTAGGCAGCGAAAAGCCGAGCAGCTTTTCTCTGAAGCGCGGGAACAACACCTATCTCGCCATGCTGGCGAAATAG
- a CDS encoding aldehyde reductase yields the protein MKHSHVLVTGGSGFIAGHCILELLGQGYSVRTTVRSPDKEAAVRSALEDAGMAHSDRLSFTAANLADDAGWTEAASDVEFVLHVASPVQPGYVRSESELIAPAREGTLRVLRAARDAGVRRVVLTSAFHAVGWGHPRRNHAFTESDWTNIDGPGVDAYGKSKTLAERAAWDFVSSGAGAMALTTMLPVAVMGPVLGKEITGSNHLIQLMLAGRMRALPDLHVPIVDVRDVAKAHVQAMTNLRAAGERFLLSSGRALSMTEIATILKTEFGGAAGKVPTRLAPSLALRIASFFNPVVRGILPDLGYAKKVSHEKATGLLNWIPRDSTEALVAAAESMIRKGLIDA from the coding sequence GTGAAACATTCGCATGTGCTTGTTACCGGGGGCTCCGGTTTCATTGCCGGCCATTGCATTCTTGAGCTCCTTGGGCAGGGATACTCCGTACGTACTACGGTGAGATCCCCCGACAAGGAGGCGGCCGTGCGGTCGGCGCTCGAGGACGCCGGCATGGCGCACTCGGATAGGCTGAGTTTCACTGCAGCGAACCTCGCCGATGATGCAGGCTGGACGGAAGCAGCGTCCGATGTCGAATTCGTGTTGCACGTGGCTTCTCCGGTGCAGCCCGGATACGTGCGAAGCGAGAGCGAGCTGATCGCTCCCGCACGGGAGGGTACATTGCGCGTGCTGCGTGCCGCGCGGGACGCGGGAGTAAGACGGGTCGTGCTGACCTCGGCATTTCATGCCGTAGGTTGGGGCCACCCCCGCCGCAACCATGCTTTCACCGAGAGCGACTGGACCAACATCGACGGTCCGGGTGTGGATGCGTATGGAAAGAGCAAGACGCTTGCAGAACGAGCGGCCTGGGACTTCGTGTCCAGCGGCGCTGGAGCCATGGCGTTGACGACAATGCTGCCGGTCGCGGTGATGGGGCCGGTCCTCGGCAAGGAGATTACCGGCTCGAATCACTTGATTCAGCTCATGCTCGCTGGGCGGATGCGCGCCCTGCCTGATCTCCATGTGCCCATTGTGGACGTCCGGGACGTGGCCAAGGCACACGTCCAGGCCATGACCAACCTGCGCGCTGCCGGCGAGCGGTTTCTGCTGTCGAGCGGCCGCGCCCTCTCCATGACGGAGATCGCAACCATCCTCAAAACCGAGTTCGGCGGTGCGGCCGGGAAAGTTCCCACCCGGTTGGCGCCGAGCCTGGCGCTGAGGATCGCTTCCTTCTTCAATCCGGTCGTTCGCGGCATCCTTCCCGATCTCGGTTACGCAAAGAAGGTGTCTCATGAGAAGGCGACAGGCCTGCTCAACTGGATCCCGCGCGACTCGACCGAAGCACTCGTTGCTGCGGCTGAAAGCATGATACGGAAGGGACTGATCGATGCGTGA
- a CDS encoding PAS domain-containing protein: MPNRPSPAVSLAPHFPVADAIAALFRPHVEVVVHDLHTMKIAHIANPISKRKVGDSSSGDRFPDEALLQPVIGPYRKTNTDGRNLRCVTAVIRDEKGKPHAMLCINFDVTMLERVRDSLGTLAFLPPSPEPENFFHDNWRQVLEQIVSNHETDVGMSARALDATGRRELIFRLHEARILDIRNAAPAVANRMGISRALLYKYLKEIRKPDSASGN; encoded by the coding sequence ATGCCCAATCGTCCTAGCCCTGCCGTCTCTCTTGCGCCGCATTTCCCGGTTGCCGACGCGATAGCAGCGCTGTTCAGACCTCACGTCGAAGTGGTCGTCCACGACCTCCACACGATGAAGATCGCCCACATCGCCAATCCGATCTCCAAACGCAAGGTGGGCGACAGCTCCAGCGGTGACCGCTTTCCGGATGAGGCACTCCTGCAACCTGTGATCGGCCCCTATCGCAAGACCAATACCGATGGCCGCAACCTACGGTGCGTCACAGCGGTCATACGCGACGAGAAAGGGAAGCCACATGCGATGCTGTGTATCAACTTCGATGTGACCATGCTGGAACGCGTCCGCGATAGTCTCGGGACGCTGGCATTCCTGCCCCCGTCGCCTGAGCCAGAGAACTTCTTTCACGACAACTGGCGACAGGTCCTGGAACAGATCGTCAGCAATCACGAGACGGACGTGGGAATGTCCGCCCGGGCACTGGACGCCACCGGACGTCGTGAACTGATTTTCCGGCTGCACGAGGCCAGGATCTTGGATATCCGCAACGCCGCGCCCGCCGTGGCGAACAGGATGGGCATTTCCCGCGCATTGCTCTACAAGTATCTGAAAGAGATCCGAAAGCCGGACTCGGCTTCCGGCAACTGA